The following coding sequences are from one Salvia hispanica cultivar TCC Black 2014 chromosome 3, UniMelb_Shisp_WGS_1.0, whole genome shotgun sequence window:
- the LOC125212315 gene encoding uncharacterized protein LOC125212315 — protein sequence MLRVSMATPLFMLGNYGRCNFDLGGCWSGYGKEKMSHARALSMATGNAAAKKTMLSISPLASSALTESRNSSAANFYKEVLEAARDKFTQEISFQSKDKDISLAKVLLYVAAEDEAFLAFNREIDICSAHNEGRDTSLLCDGKGRENVEAMSMADKNINEWLAELDAISREVEAELVSRDIGCHLAEVLEAVNKVLFESRGFRRSAVIVDPKCSYLHSALSSGCASAILLSVIYIEVCQRLNLTIVGSRVGEEFLIWPPTENPEELFKVTSGHSLFGVVNGKCVEDPRSKASDINSHSLLGLEIATNRDIIGIALANLIRLYWKRASRTNHGLMLTSPLRSVHKSEEKFNQDGSPEMPLLRPQELRLAIMASERLLILQPHNWCLRRDYGMLLYYKREYEAAVQELSICMAFAPEEEAMVLEPFVEKLHLMRLETSWKSLGQKGRLTIP from the exons atgctGCGTGTTTCCATGGCTACGCCTCTGTTCATGTTGGGGAACTATGGAAG GTGTAATTTTGATCTTGGTGGATGTTGGAGTGGTTATGGGAAAGAAAAGATGAGCCATGCCCGTGCATTGTCTATGGCTACTGGAAATGCTGCGGCCAAGAAGACGATGTTGAGCATTTCACCTCTTGCTTCTTCTGCACTGACAGAGTCCCGTAATTCGTCTGCAGCCAACTTCTACAAAGAG GTTCTTGAAGCTGCTAGAGATAAATTTACGCAGGAGATCTCTTTTCAGTCTAAAGACAAAGATATCTCGCTTGCAAAG GTGTTGCTTTATGTTGCGGCTGAGGATGAGGCATTTTTGGCGTTCAATCGTGAGATTGACATCTGTTCCGCCCACAATGAAGGAAGAGATACGTCACTGCTTTGTGACGGTAAAGGGAGGGAAAACGTGGAGGCTATGTCAATGGCTGATAAGAATATAAATGAGTGGTTGGCGGAGCTGGATGCCATTTCAAGAGAAGTTGAAGCGGAGCTAGTTTCACGGGATATAGGATGTCATTTGGCTGAAGTTCTGGAAGCAGTGAACAAGGTCCTTTTTGAGTCGAGAGGTTTTAGGAGGTCAGCTGTCATCGTGGATCCAAAGTGTTCATATTTGCACTCTGCTTTAAGCTCTGGGTGTGCCAGTG CGATTTTGCTTAGTGTGATTTATATTGAGGTTTGCCAAAGGCTTAATCTGACCATTGTGGGATCTCGAGTTGGGGAAGAATTTTTGATATGGCCCCCAACAGAGAATCCTGAG GAGCTATTCAAGGTCACTTCCGGGCACAGCTTGTTTGGGGTCGTCAACGGGAAGTGTGTGGAGGATCCACGATCTAAGGCCTCAGACATAAACAGCCACTCACTTTTAGGGCTAGAGATTGCAACAAACCGAGATATAATTGGGATTGCTTTGGCGAATTTGATT AGGCTTTACTGGAAACGTGCTTCAAGAACAAACCACGGGCTGATGTTGACTTCTCCGCTGAGATCAGTTCATAAATCCGAGGAGAAGTTCAACCAAGATGGTAGTCCAGAAATGCCTTTGTTGCGGCCTCAGGAACTAAG GCTCGCCATCATGGCTTCAGAGAGATTGCTAATCCTTCAACCACACAACTGGTGTTTGAGAAGAGACTACGGGATGCTGCTGTACTATAAAAG AGAATATGAGGCTGCAGTCCAAGAGCTGAGCATCTGCATGGCTTTCGCACCAGAAGAAGAGGCGATGGTCTTGGAGCCTTTCGTGGAAAAGCTGCACCTCATGCGGCTTGAAACGTCGTGGAAATCGCTGGGGCAGAAAGGCAGGCTAACAATTCCATGA
- the LOC125210146 gene encoding putative late blight resistance protein homolog R1B-14: protein MAAAFAALVSLESNLLLIYNHPKHSFEFEEKQIQSLRGSVSFLISFMKSYDESHGAAKQAAEALEMRIAHAAQVAEDVIESHMVDQIRGGKTRSSRFLLDLQKAIEGMDYMRRKTLNVRARHQQQQSTYSSAAVATQSTSLTFTMLGFDDVLLQLLDLLTGLPSSRRVIPIQGMGGTGKTTLARKAFQHKYIVEHFDVCLWATISQEYSLHKILLELLSHLRKSDSGTGTGTGTGTVDGLQERLYKSLYGLRYLIVLDDMWNVKALDDMLFLFPDTNNGSRIILTTRHSDVAEHLGVSPIAMSFLDEDNSWQLFCQIAFAEQQGCPRELEEAAMKIVAKCKGLPLAIVVIGGHLRKSSMALDYWENVAESNLNDEQCLNVLSLSYNYLPVHLKPCLLFIGAFPEDCIIDAWDVLKLWIAEGFIQQGEYSSLEEAAGYCLWDLYLRNLIVVDKWDQRDEIYTFKVHDLVRDMCLKIAKEEEFLYVFETPRAINRERRVVISGGTNHEVIASDAPVRFLMWERGCYDTSNLYDLKLLRTLRNITTTSISGSILQQLNLRYLNVDLAHIIRPMLYYLPSSMSLLWNLQTLIINITDQSKVIAPYEIWEMLQLMYLEVDKICLIDPPPVDRENRLVMRNLGSLYRVENFRLSNEVCKRIPNVRELRLSYCDEVSSNYCPRNLSCFHHLQCLWLQFDDSSKWREFVTSLTFPSTLEFLCLSGCGVDWEELTMMVGSLPNFFELQLLQDSVTGSVWNPEEEKFLRLKYLTIHDCDDLVYWNADSASLSISAMRTLVEQEEEGNDSLRLDVYFQGDKETLKSFKHKVQEEGLTSTNLSLHLDRS from the exons ATGGCAGCAGCTTTCGCAGCTCTAGTTTCTCTTGAGAGTAATCTACTCCTTATCTACAATCACCCCAAACATTCCTTTGAGTTCGAGGAAAAACAGATTCAGTCCCTCCGGGGAAGTGTGAGTTTCCTGATCAGTTTCATGAAAAGCTATGACGAATCTCATGGAGCCGCAAAACAAGCTGCAGAAGCTTTAGAGATGCGAATTGCGCATGCAGCTCAAGTGGCAGAAGATGTGATCGAATCACATATGGTCGATCAGATCCGTGGTGGAAAGACAAGATCATCTCGTTTCCTGCTGGATCTGCAGAAAGCAATCGAAGGCATGGATTACATGAGGAGAAAGACTTTAAACGTGAGAGCGCGACATCAGCAGCAGCAGAGCACATACTCATCAGCAGCAGTAGCCACGCAATCAACATCTCTCACCTTTACCATGCTCGGATTTGATGACGTCTTACTCCAACTTCTGGACCTTCTCACTGGACTTCCCTCAAGTCGGCGAGTCATCCCCATCCAAGGCATGGGGGGAACCGGTAAGACTACGCTTGCTAGAAAAGCATTTCAGCATAAATATATCGTGGAACACTTTGATGTTTGCCTCTGGGCCACAATATCTCAAGAGTATAGCcttcacaaaattttgttagagCTCTTGTCTCATCTAAGAAAATCCGATAGTGGAACTGGAACTGGAACTGGAACTGGAACTGTTGATGGATTGCAAGAAAGGTTATACAAGAGTTTATATGGGCTAAGGTATTTGATTGTTCTAGATGATATGTGGAATGTTAAAGCTTTGGATGATATGTTATTCCTGTTTCCGGATACAAACAATGGAAGTCGAATTATTTTGACTACCAGGCATTCAGATGTAGCCGAACATTTAGGCGTTTCTCCTATTGCAATGAGTTTTCTAGATGAAGACAATAGTTGGcaattattttgtcaaataGCATTTGCAGAGCAACAAGGTTGCCCTCGTGAGTTGGAGGAGGCTGCAATGAAGATAGTTGCAAAGTGCAAAGGACTTCCCCTCGCAATTGTTGTCATTGGTGGTCATCTCAGAAAGTCCTCAATGGCTCTAGACTATTGGGAGAATGTTGCAGAATCAAATTTGAATGATGAACAGTGCTTGAATGTATTATCTTTGAGTTACAACTACTTGCCTGTTCATCTGAAGCCATGTCTCCTATTCATTGGAGCATTTCCAGAAGATTGTATTATCGATGCGTGGGATGTTTTAAAACTTTGGATTGCCGAAGGATTTATACAACAAGGCGAATATTCCAGCTTGGAAGAGGCCGCAGGGTATTGTTTATGGGATCTCTACCTGAGAAATCTCATTGTAGTTGATAAGTGGGATCAGCGTGATGAAATTTATACATTCAAAGTACATGATCTAGTAAGAGATATGTGCCTGAAGATTGCCAAGGAGGAGGAGTTTTTATATGTGTTTGAAACTCCAAGAGCCATAAATAGAGAGCGTCGAGTTGTAATCAGTGGAGGGACGAATCATGAAGTAATAGCCTCTGATGCTCCAGTCCGTTTTCTGATGTGGGAAAGAGGTTGTTATGATACCAGCAATCTGTATGACTTGAAACTGTTGAGAACGTTGCGAAACATTACCACGACATCAATAAGTGGGTCCATTCTTCAGCAACTGAACTTACGGTATCTTAATGTTGATCTTGCTCACATAATTCGCCCAATGCTTTATTATCTCCCGTCATCAATGTCATTGCTTTGGAATCTGCaaactttaataattaatataacagATCAGTCAAAAGTGATTGCACCCTATGAGATTTGGGAGATGCTTCAACTTATGTATCTTGAGGTTGACAAGATTTGTCTCATTGATCCTCCTCCTGTGGACAGGGAAAATCGCTTGGTAATGAGAAATCTAGGCTCACTTTACAGAGTGGAGAATTTTAGGCTCAGTAATGAGGTTTGCAAGAGAATCCCCAATGTCAGGGAACTAAGGTTATCCTATTGTGATGAAGTAAGTTCGAATTATTGTCCCCGCAACCTTAGCTGTTTCCATCATCTGCAATGCCTATGGTTGCAGTTCGATGACAGTTCCAAGTGGCGTGAGTTTGTTACGAGCCTCACTTTCCCAAGCACGCTCGAGTTCTTGTGTTTAAGTGGTTGTGGTGTTGATTGGGAAGAATTGACAATGATGGTTGGATCATTGCCCAATTTTTTTGAGCTTCAGTTACTTCAGGATTCAGTCACTGGATCTGTTTGGAACCCAGAAGAAGAGAAATTCCTTAGATTGAAATACTTGACTATTCATGATTGTGATGATTTAGTTTATTGGAATGCAGACAG CGCATCTTTGAGCATTTCAGCAATGAGAACATTAGTGGAACAAGAGGAGGAAGGTAATGACAGTCTTCGACTTGATGTATATTTTCAGGGTGATAAGGAAACACTTAAGAGCTTCAAACACAAGGTTCAAGAAGAAGGTCTCACAAGCACTAATCTATCTCTGCACCTCGACAGATCCTAA
- the LOC125216310 gene encoding protein root UVB sensitive 1, chloroplastic-like — protein sequence MGCSACNPFPLPRQPSSPSTPAASFTLSIASPFPTHRTILHLNHNRFTPLHYSSRPLHKGGGNGGGGGNGGSGDDGSGNSFNFNRNSLFLLPWHLIFSNREESRSVSRALLVSIASYFILSSSPARAENGDNDDSVYEIKGGKRIELLPDYSRDEFVVHEKVLFWPWRSSDGSNPTSSAATLGDVWAKCRDLAAGLLLPEGFPDSVTSDYLEYSLWRGVQGIAAQISGVLATQAMLYAIGLGKGAIPTAAAVNWVLKDGIGYVSKIMLSKYGRHFDVNPKGWRLFADLLENAAFGMEILTPAFPHLFVPIGALAGAGRSAGALIQAATRSCFYAGFAAQRNFAEVIAKGEAQGMVSKSIGIMLGIVLANAVQSSTPLALASFGVITWVHMFCNLKSYQSIQIRTLNPYRASLLFSEYLLSGLVPSVREVNDEEPLFPAFPLLIVKPTSEERLDLLSTDAKDAAAQIDRRLQLGSKPSGFLKNREDAVALFDLYKDEAYILTELEGRYCVALKESSSPQDMLRSLYHVCYLYWLEKNAGIKSSSIVDDCRAGGKLQISLEYVQREFNHVKKDSEVAGWVLDGLIARPLPNRVQVGNGTTSSAASSG from the exons ATGGGTTGCTCGGCCTGCAACCCCTTCCCCCTTCCTCGCCAACCGTCTTCACCTTCCACTCCTGCCGCAAGCTTTACTCTCTCGATCGCCTCCCCCTTCCCCACCCACCGCACAATTCTTCACCTCAATCACAACCGCTTTACGCCGCTTCATTACTCCTCCCGACCTCTCCACAAAGGCGGCGGAAATGGCGGAGGTGGTGGAAATGGAGGCAGCGGCGACGACGGCAGCGGAAATTCCTTCAATTTCAATCGGAATTCACTCTTTCTTCTGCCGTGGCATTTGATTTTCAGCAATAGAGAAGAATCGCGTTCCGTATCTCGCGCTTTACTTGTTTCCATAGCGAGCTACTTCATCCTCTCCTCTTCTCCGGCGCGAGCGGAAAATGGAGATAACGATGATTCCGTTTACGAAATTAAAGGCGGAAAGAGGATCGAGCTGCTGCCTGATTACAGCAGAGATGAATTCGTGGTGCATGAGAAAGTGTTGTTTTGGCCTTGGAGGTCAAGCGACGGGAGTAATCCGACCTCGTCTGCGGCGACCTTGGGAGATGTTTGGGCGAAATGTAGGGATTTAGCGGCGGGTTTGTTGCTGCCGGAGGGGTTCCCTGACAGCGTTACGAGCGACTACCTCGAGTATTCTCTTTGGAGAGGGGTTCAAGGCATTGCTGCACAAATCAGCGGCGTGCTTGCAACTCAGGCTATGCTTTATGCTATTGGTTTAGGAAAGGGGGCGATTCCTACAGCAGCGGCAGTGAATTGGGTGCTGAAGGATGGGATTGGGTATGTAAGCAAGATAATGCTGTCGAAATATGGGAGACATTTTGACGTGAATCCAAAGGGTTGGAGGTTGTTTGCTGATCTTCTAGAAAATGCTGCTTTTGGGATGGAAATCTTGACCCCTGCTTTCCCTCATCTCTTTGTTCCAATTGGTGCATTGGCTGGAGCTGGAAGATCTGCAGGGGCGTTAATTCAG GCAGCTACTAGGAGTTGTTTCTATGCTGGGTTTGCTGCACAGAGGAATTTTGCGGAG GTAATTGCTAAGGGTGAAGCTCAGGGAATGGTGAGCAAATCAATTGGAATCATGCTTGGCATAGTATTGGCTAATGCCGTACAGTCTTCTACACCTCTTGCTCTTGCTTCTTTTGGTGTTATAACTTGGGTCCACATGTTCTGCAATCTGAAATCATATCAGTCCATCCAGATAAGGACGTTGAATCCATATCGTGCAA GCTTACTCTTCAGTGAGTATCTGCTCAGCGGTCTTGTACCTTCAGTTAGAGAGGTTAATGATGAGGAGCCTCTGTTTCCAGCTTTCCCCCTTTTGATTGTAAAGCCCACATCCGAA GAACGATTGGACTTGCTATCCACTGATGCAAAGGATGCTGCAGCACAAATTGATCGTCGGTTACAGCTGGGCTCCAAACCCTCCGGGTTTCTGAAAAACAGGGAAGATGCCGTtgctttatttgatttatacaAAGATGAGGCTTATATCCTGACAGAGCTCGAAGGAAGATATTGT GTGGCATTAAAAGAGAGCTCATCCCCACAAGACATGCTGAGGTCATTGTATCATGTCTGTTATTTGTACTGGTTGGAGAAAAATGCGGGAATAAAGTCGAGCAGTATCGTAGACGATTGCAGAGCAGGGGGGAAGCTTCAAATATCTTTGGAATATGTGCAAAGGGAATTCAACCATGTCAAAAAGGATAGTGAGGTTGCAGGTTGGGTTTTAGATGGCCTCATTGCAAGGCCTCTACCGAATCGGGTGCAGGTAGGCAATGGAACCACATCTTCTGCTGCATCATCGGGCTGA
- the LOC125212777 gene encoding pentatricopeptide repeat-containing protein At1g31790, with protein sequence MEITAARAPSLLHMNIQFKNLNNFNANPKTQIQLPLHRPKYKLPLKPVRIKPNQKPVTTTSDILRLMDALKLPIPIDIYTSLIKECTESGDPFKAIQLHEHIRTSGIHPSLPVINRILLMYVSSGCLEHARKVFDEMTVRDFNSWAILIAGCVQNGEFNEANELFVKMLSDKELEDAGADQMGFSVPGILMCVLRACVCTVDFELGRQVHGWLWKVGFSKNDALSSFLISFYGKLKHYEGAERVFQQVECRDTAVWTSRIVNCCNDHNFVGVANVFKEMGEEGVKKNEYTFSIVLKACRRIGAIRYGRQVHANAMKLGLDSDSFVQCALVDLYGKCGALSDATRAFEFGRIKRNSACYNAMLANYMQHGLCVKAVRTLYEMRTAGYKPRKAMVDRVELACGRETVYRMNKQSIELDQSHL encoded by the coding sequence ATGGAAATCACAGCAGCCAGAGCCCCATCACTCCTCCACATGAATATCCAATTCAAAAATCTCAACAATTTCAATGCCAACCCTAAAACCCAAATCCAGTTGCCCCTTCACAGACCTAAATACAAACTACCCTTAAAACCCGTAAGAATCAAGCCGAACCAGAAGCCCGTCACCACCACCTCCGACATTTTGCGATTGATGGACGCCCTTAAATTGCCTATACCAATAGATATTTACACTTCACTCATCAAAGAATGTACAGAATCTGGTGACCCTTTCAAAGCTATCCAATTGCACGAGCATATTAGAACGAGTGGGATTCATCCGAGCTTACCTGTGATTAACAGGATTCTATTGATGTATGTGTCTAGTGGCTGTTTGGAGCATGCACGCAAGGTGTTCGATGAAATGACTGTGCGGGACTTCAACTCTTGGGCCATTCTGATTGCTGGTTGTGTTCAGAATGGAGAGTTTAACGAAGCCAATGAATTGTTCGTTAAAATGCTGAGCGATAAAGAATTGGAGGACGCGGGTGCTGATCAGATGGGATTTTCGGTTCCGGGAATTCTCATGTGTGTGCTTAGAGCTTGTGTGTGCACCGTTGACTTTGAACTCGGGAGGCAAGTTCATGGTTGGTTGTGGAAAGTGGGGTTTTCGAAGAACGATGCTTTGAGCAGTTTCTTGATTAGCTTCTACGGGAAGCTGAAGCATTATGAGGGTGCTGAGAGAGTTTTCCAGCAAGTTGAGTGTCGGGATACAGCTGTGTGGACGTCTAGGATAGTGAATTGCTGCAACGACCACAACTTTGTGGGCGTAGCTAATGTGTTTAAGGAGATGGGAGAGGAGGGAGTAAAGAAGAACGAGTACACATTCTCGATTGTTCTCAAGGCTTGCAGGAGGATCGGTGCTATTAGGTACGGTCGACAAGTCCACGCGAATGCAATGAAACTGGGACTAGATTCCGACAGCTTTGTGCAGTGTGCACTGGTGGATTTGTATGGAAAATGCGGTGCACTGAGCGATGCAACAAGGGCGTTCGAGTTTGGTCGTATTAAGAGGAATAGCGCATGTTACAATGCAATGTTGGCGAACTATATGCAGCATGGCCTCTGTGTCAAGGCGGTTAGAACTCTCTACGAAATGAGGACTGCCGGCTACAAACCTCGGAAAGCAATGGTCGATCGAGTGGAGTTAGCTTGTGGGAGAGAGACTGTGTATCGGATGAATAAACAGAGCATTGAACTTGACCAAAGTCATCTTTGA